CCACCGTGCGATTCGATCCATTGCCGAGCCAACTGCGCGTCCTCAGGCGCGGGACCGTAGGGCAATGGGTCATAAAGCGTGGCAAGGTCCATGAGCAGAATCCCGTTCAGCGGTATTTTACGCTTATGTCCCCCGAACTGCGCCTAGAACCGATCGTTCTTGCCGGAACGTACGTGCGCCTGGAGCCCCTCCGAGCCGATCATGCGCCCGCCCTCTTGGAGAGTTGCCGCGACCAGGAGATTTGGCGATGGATGCTCATCGAGCAGCCCACAACGCTCGAAGCGATGCAGGATTGGCTGAGTCGTGCCCTGCGCGATCAAGACCAGGGACACGCTTTACCCTTTATACAAATCGATCCCCCGACAGGAGGGGTCATCGGCACGACCCGGTACATGGACGTCCGGCCGTACGATCGATCTCTGGAGATCGGCTGGACTTGGCTCGCGCCTACCTTTCGAAGGACCGCCGCCAACACCGAAAGCAAGTTCCTCTTGCTTGAACACGCGTTCGAGAGGCTGGGAGCGAAGAGAGTGCAACTCAAAACGGATGTCCGAAACGAGATGTCTCGAACGGCGATTGAGCGAGTCGGCGCGAAGTTTGAAGGCGTCTTGAGGAACTACCAGCGACGCTTCGATGGCACGGTTCGGGATACGGCGATGTACAGCATCATCGACGCGGACTGGCCCCAAGCGCGTGAGGCCCTTAGATCGAGGCTCAGTTCCTAGGGCATCGGGTGCCGGTGGTAAGCTGAGTAGCGTCCGGTCCAGGCCATTTCGAGTTGTCGTTCGATGTCGCTCAGGAGGCTGCTGGCGCCGATTCGGAAAAGATCGGGCCGCAGCCATGCGTCGCCCAACTCCTCTTTCATCAGGATCATCCAATCGAGCGCGGACTTCGCGGCACGGATTCCCCCTGCAGGCTTGAAACCGACCTGATACCCTGTGCGCTCCTGGTAGTCTCGGAGCGCTCGAACCATCGTCAGTCCCACGGGCAACGTGGCATTGACAGTTTCTTTGCCGGTTGACGTTTTGATGAAGTCCGCGCCAGCCATCATGCATACAAGGCTTGCCTTGCCGACGTTTCGCAGCGTCCCCAAGTCGCCCGTTCCCAGAATCGTTTTGAGGTGGGCTTGCCCGCAAGCCTCTCGAAACGCCGCTACCTCGTCGAAGAGGCTCTCCCACTCGCCGCGAAGCACCAGGCTGCGATCGATTACGATGTCGATTTCCTCCGCTCCGAAGTCGATGGCCGCGCGAATCTCGTCGACGCGGGCAGCAAATGAACTCAAGCCATGGGGAAAACCCGCGGCGACCGCAGCCACCGGAATCTTTGAGCCCTCAAGCGCATCGACGGCGTCTCGAACCCTCGCGGGGTAGACACAAACGGCGGCCACCTTGAGCTCGCGGTCGAATCCGAGACCCCGCAGGACGTCTCCCCGAACGGGGCTTCGCGCCTTCCAGCAGAGTCGGCGCACGTTCGAAGCGGAGTCGTCACCGCTCAGCGTCGTCAGGTCGATCAGCCCGATCGCTCGGAGCAACCACGCCGTTTGCCAAGCCTTTTTGACCGTGCGCCTGCCCGGAAGCGTCGCCACCCTGCGTTCGATCGCGCTGGTGTTCGCGCGGACCTGCGACACCCAGTCGAGATCGAGGCTGCACCCCTGGTTGCGCCCCAGATTGGGCGTTTGCGTGAAAGGACTCGACATTCTCCAGCATTGTAGCGGATCGGCGGGCGGTCCGCAGCGCTTCGACCGAAGCATAATCGTCTCGTGATCTATTACCTGGCGACCGAGAAGGGCCGAGGCGCGATTCACCGGCATTACGAGAGATACGCGCACTCTTTTTCGCGGGTCGTTCAGGAACTCACCTACGATGAGATTCTGAGAAGAGGGAAGGCGCCTGCGGGAACTTACATCTTTGCCGATTACGGGGCGATGAATCCCGTTCAGTGGAGGCTGGTGGGGCAGCTCTGGGAGGCGATCCGGCAGGGTTCGCCGGAGTCGCTCCTGATCAACCACCCTGCGCGGGTCCTGACACGCAAGCAGCTCTTAAAGGGCCTTTTCGAGCAAGGGCTCAACAGGTTCAACGTATACGGCCTCGACGAGCCCCTCGCCGGGGTTCGGTTTCCGGTCTTCGTGCGAACGGGCGTAGGGCACTCTGGGGCGCTTTCGGGACTTCTCAACAGCCTCGAAGAGGTTCGAACTCACGCCGACCGCCTGATCTTGGCGGGGATCGATCCCAAGAATCTGCTCATTGTCGAGTTCGAGGACACGTCGGACGGCCAGGGGCGGTATCGCAAGTACGGAGCGTTTCGAATCGGAGGATCGATCTTGCCTCGGCACCTTTTCGTTTCGCGCCATTGGGAGGTGCGCTTGGGCGTTGCGGAGGACTCGGAGTCCGTTCACGAGGAGGAGCGCCGGTACCTCGATTCGGAGGAGCACCTTGGGAAGATCATGTCGCTTTTCGAGTTCGCGGGGATCGAATATGGGAGGATCGACTACTCGCTCCTCGGAGATTCGATTCAGACTTGGGAGATCAACGACAACCCCAACCTGTTGCCAGAACGAAACTCGGTCTCGCCCGGAGCTTGGCGGAACTGCATCGAGTTCGGCGAACGTTATGAGCGGGCTATGCGCGGATTGGATCGGCCTGCGAGCGGACCTGCAACAGCTCTCGCGGCCGAGGGGTTCGGCGAGGTCGCGTGGGCGGCTCTCCACGAGTACTTTTCCGGTCGACCTATAGGGGAGGCGAGAGGGTGATTCTGTATATTGCCACGCCGAACAACCTGAATACTATCGGTCATTTGGTCGAGGAGTGGGTTCCCGACCTTGCGGGTCTGATTCGAACGTTGCGATACGATCAATTAGTTGAGGTGGAGAGCCTTCCGGATGCAACATATCTGTTCGCCGATCTTGCCCGCCTGATGGACCCCGCGCGAGAGGTTGTCAAGAGCTTTGCGGATCGGGTCGCCCTTGCGGGACACAGGATCGTCAACGAACCGAGGGTCGCAAAGGGCCGCTACGAACTTCTCAGGGGCCTTTTTGAGTCCGGGCGCAACCCGTTCAACGCGTATCGGCTGAGCGAGTTTCCAAGGGAAGTGCGCTTCCCAGTGTTCGTTCGTCTTGGACGGGATCACAGCACGTCGGAGAGCCCGCTCCTCGAGAACCGAGCGGACTTGGATGAGTATTTGGTCCTTGCGCTCCTTCATGGCCTCGACCCCAACGATCTCCTCGTGATCGAGTTCGAGGACGTTGCGGATGAGCGCCGCGAGGTTTCGAAGTTCGGCGCGTTTCGCGTGGGGGGCCAAGTGCTTCCGCGCCACTTGCTTCGAGGCTCGCACTGGGCGCAACGGGTGGCTCTTCGGAGCCCAAGTTTTCGGCTGATCGAGGATGAACGCGCATATTGCGAATCCAACCCTCATCAACAGGAGATTCTCGACATATTCAACTTTGCTGGGTTGGAATATGGACGAATCGACTACTCGATCAAGGGCGGGAAGGTCGTCACATGGGAAATCAACGACAACCCGATGCCCATGTCGGCGCGGTCGGTTTACACCCCCGAGCACCTCCCCCACCAAGAGCGGTTTGCGGAGGCATTGGCCGCCGCGCTCCGCTCGTTGGATGAAGGATCAGCATAGCTTTTAGGCAAAACACTATATTCATAAGCGACGAATCGTTAGCGGATTGCGCTCTCCGGCGTCAGGAGCGATTCGGCCTTGCGGGCGATGGACTCGGGTTCGATACCGAGTTCTCGCATGACCACGTCGCCTGGCGCGGACGCCCCAAACCGATCGATCCCCACGTGCGCCTGCGCATACTTCGACCAGCCCCAGGTGGCTCCGGCTTCGACGGAAAGAGTCGGAATCTCAGGCGGCAGCACGCTCTCCTTGTACTCCTGGTCTTGCTCCTCGAAAAGCTCGCAGCAAGGCATGCTGACGACCCTTGCTCCACGTCCGCGTTCCCCGAGGATGCGGGCGGCCTCGAGGCAAGGGGCCACTTCGCTTCCCGTCGCGAGGAGCGTGACCTTAGCAGGCTGTTCCGGCTCATGCAGGACGTACGCGCCCCTTCGCGCGGGGTGGCGCTCGATGTCTTCGCTCGAAACAGCAGGAACGCCTTGCCGCGTAAGGACCAGGCACGAAGGCCCCGCGCTTCGTCGCAACGCTTCCAGCCAGCACGCTGCGGTCTCGTTGCCATCCGCGGGCCTAAAGACAAACAGGTTGGGCATCGCCCGCAGACTCGAAAGTTGCTCGATGGGCTGGTGGGTCGGCCCGTCCTCGCCAAGACCGACAGAATCGTGCGTGAAGACGAACAGGCTGGGGCAATGCATAAGTGCCGCAAGCCGGATCGCCGGGCGGCAGTAGTCGCTGAAGATGAGGAAGGTCGCCCCGTACGCGCGCAGGCCCCCGTGCAAGTTCATGCCGTTGACCGCGCATGCCATTGCGTGTTCACGAACGCCGAAGCAAAGGTTGCGGCCTTCGGGCGACGTCGGCTGAAACGCCGGGCTCTGCGCAATCCACGTGTTGTTGCTCTCGGCGAGATCCGCGCTTCCGCCGAGGAGTTCAGGAATCGGCCCCGCAACGGCCTGAATGACCTTGCCGCTGGCGGCACGAGTGGCAATTTTGGAGTCAAACTCGGGCAAATCGACTGCAAGTCCGACAGGAAGCTCCCTTCGGAGGGTACGAGCTAGTTCCTGGGCTTCCCTCGGGAAAGCTTGCCCGTAGGCGTCGAGAGCTTCGGTCCATTCGCGCTCCCACGTTTCTCCCCGGCCGAGGCTCGCGCGGAAGTGATCGAGGACGGATTCTGGGACCCAAAAGGCGGTGTCTTCCGGGAGGCCGAGCGCGCGCTTGGTGAGTCGAACTTCTTCTTCCCCAAGCGGGGCGCCGTGCGACGCTGACTTGCCCGCCTTGTTGGGGCTCCCGAAACCGATCTGGGTCGGGCACACGATTAAGGAGGGCCGGGCGGTCTCTCCGATGGCCTCATCGAGGGCCCTGCTCACCCGGTCGACGTTCATGCCGTCTTCGAGGCGGATCACCTGCCAATTCAGCGCCTCGAACCTCCCTCCGACCTCTTCGGTAAAGGTGATATCGGTCGAGCCGTCGATCGAGATTTCGTTGTCGTCATAAAGACAAATCAGCTTGCCGAGCCGCAGGTGCCCAGCAAGCGAAGCGGCCTCGTTGGTGACGCCCTCCATGAGATCGCCATCCGAGCAGATCACATAGGTTCGGTGGTCGACGATCTCATGGCCCGGCCGGTTCCACACCGCGGCGAGATGCTTCTCCGCGATGGCCATCCCCACCGCCGTCGAAAAGCCCTGGCCGAGCGGCCCTGTAGCCATCTCCACTCCCGGCGTGAGCGTGTTTTCTGGGTGCCCGGGGGTCCTGCTCCCCCATTGCCGAAAGGCCCGCAGGTCGTCGAGGCTAAGGTCGTAGCCGGTCAGGTGCAAGAGAGCGTAGAGGAGCATCGAGCCGTGCCCTGCGGACAGCACGAACCGGTCTCGGTTGAACCAAGACGGGTTGCGGGGGTTGTGCCGCAGGTGCCGGGTCCAGAGAGCGTAGGCCATCGGCGCAGCTCCGAGGGGCATTCCCGGATGGCCGCTGGCGGCTTTCTGCACGGCGTCGATCGCGAGCCCTCGGACAGTATTGACGGCGAGCGCGGCGAGTTCGGTCGAGGGGTCATGCACGTCGTTGAATCTACCTGAGCGGCGGGTTGTTCGTTACGCGGGCGGAGGTGAGGTAGTCTGAAGTTCGTGCTTGGCCTCCCGTTGTTGCTGGCTTCGGTTCTTTGCCTCCCGGACCCTTCGCAAGGGAGAAGCGGCGTTTACGTCGCCCCCGGAGCGGAGGCTCAGTCTTGGGCGATCAATTCCAATCGAACTGTGATCTGGCAGGGCCAGCAGTACGTGCCTTTAGGTGCGGTCCTACCGGGTTCACCGGTCGAAATCGCTCAGGCCGCTGCGTCGGGGATCAAGGACGTCGCGGTCGAGCTTCCGGCGGGCGGGATGGGTTGGGAAGCGGCGTTTCAGTCTTTGGAAGCTGGAGGGCTGCGCTATATGCTGACCCTCTCCTCGCTCGCGCCCGGCCCTTATGGCGTCGCTGTCGAACCTCAGGGCTACCGATTCACCGGAATCACGAACGACCGCCACATCGAATTCACGGTCCCCGGCGCTGATCGCGCGCTGGCCTTCTTGGTGACGCAACGGGATGGCGCGGTGCAGGAGCGAT
The genomic region above belongs to Candidatus Nitrosymbiomonas proteolyticus and contains:
- a CDS encoding N-acetyltransferase, producing MLIEQPTTLEAMQDWLSRALRDQDQGHALPFIQIDPPTGGVIGTTRYMDVRPYDRSLEIGWTWLAPTFRRTAANTESKFLLLEHAFERLGAKRVQLKTDVRNEMSRTAIERVGAKFEGVLRNYQRRFDGTVRDTAMYSIIDADWPQAREALRSRLSS
- a CDS encoding deoxyribose-phosphate aldolase, whose amino-acid sequence is MSSPFTQTPNLGRNQGCSLDLDWVSQVRANTSAIERRVATLPGRRTVKKAWQTAWLLRAIGLIDLTTLSGDDSASNVRRLCWKARSPVRGDVLRGLGFDRELKVAAVCVYPARVRDAVDALEGSKIPVAAVAAGFPHGLSSFAARVDEIRAAIDFGAEEIDIVIDRSLVLRGEWESLFDEVAAFREACGQAHLKTILGTGDLGTLRNVGKASLVCMMAGADFIKTSTGKETVNATLPVGLTMVRALRDYQERTGYQVGFKPAGGIRAAKSALDWMILMKEELGDAWLRPDLFRIGASSLLSDIERQLEMAWTGRYSAYHRHPMP
- a CDS encoding transketolase; translation: MHDPSTELAALAVNTVRGLAIDAVQKAASGHPGMPLGAAPMAYALWTRHLRHNPRNPSWFNRDRFVLSAGHGSMLLYALLHLTGYDLSLDDLRAFRQWGSRTPGHPENTLTPGVEMATGPLGQGFSTAVGMAIAEKHLAAVWNRPGHEIVDHRTYVICSDGDLMEGVTNEAASLAGHLRLGKLICLYDDNEISIDGSTDITFTEEVGGRFEALNWQVIRLEDGMNVDRVSRALDEAIGETARPSLIVCPTQIGFGSPNKAGKSASHGAPLGEEEVRLTKRALGLPEDTAFWVPESVLDHFRASLGRGETWEREWTEALDAYGQAFPREAQELARTLRRELPVGLAVDLPEFDSKIATRAASGKVIQAVAGPIPELLGGSADLAESNNTWIAQSPAFQPTSPEGRNLCFGVREHAMACAVNGMNLHGGLRAYGATFLIFSDYCRPAIRLAALMHCPSLFVFTHDSVGLGEDGPTHQPIEQLSSLRAMPNLFVFRPADGNETAACWLEALRRSAGPSCLVLTRQGVPAVSSEDIERHPARRGAYVLHEPEQPAKVTLLATGSEVAPCLEAARILGERGRGARVVSMPCCELFEEQDQEYKESVLPPEIPTLSVEAGATWGWSKYAQAHVGIDRFGASAPGDVVMRELGIEPESIARKAESLLTPESAIR